From the Helianthus annuus cultivar XRQ/B chromosome 17, HanXRQr2.0-SUNRISE, whole genome shotgun sequence genome, the window TCTGTGTTTTTGAGTGGTAGGTTTATTTTAGATGGTCCAATGAGGATTAATGAACTTATCGCTTGGGCAAAACAAATGAAAAAGGAGATGTTCATTTTTAAAATTGATTTCCAAAAGGCGTATGACAACGTTCGTTGGAGTTTTCTTCTAGACATCCTTCGGCAATTAGGATTCCCTTCTAGATGGTGTGTGTGGGTGGAGGGCATTCTTACTTCAAATTGGGCGGCGGTTCTTGTAAATGGTGCGCCAACCTTTGAGTTTGATTGCAAGAAATGAATTTGTCAAGGCGATCCGTTATCGCCTTTTTTGTTTGTCATTGTCATGGAGGCCTTTTCAAGTCTATTCAGGAAAGCAACTGATATTGGCGCTTTTAATGGTGTTTGTCTGCTGAATGGTGGCATTGAGGTAAATCATTTTCTTTATGCAGACGACGCAATGATTTTGGGTGAATGGTCGGCTTTTAATTTTAATAACTTGAAACGAATTTTGAGAATTTTCTTTCTCTGTTCGGTTCTTCGTATTAATATTAGTAACTCGACATTATTTGGCTTTGGGATAAATTCAGAGGTCATTAATAGGGTGGCAGAGGGTTTCGGTTGTCAGGTAGGATATACTCCGTTCGTGTATTTGGAGATAAAAGTGGGCGCCAACATGAATCGAATTTCGAATTGGTAACCGGTTA encodes:
- the LOC110925373 gene encoding uncharacterized protein LOC110925373; its protein translation is MNIVKEFYDSGLISRGVSSAFITLLLKSSAPSGLGDYWPITFSGVISKFISKLLANRMRKVMGSIISEKQSVFLSGRFILDGPMRINELIAWAKQMKKEMFIFKIDFQKAYDNVRWSFLLDILRQLGFPSRWCVWVEGILTSNWAAVLVNGAPTFEFDCKK